From Deltaproteobacteria bacterium, a single genomic window includes:
- a CDS encoding 3-isopropylmalate dehydratase small subunit: MIVKGNVHVFGDDIDTDVIIPARYLNTFDHEELARHAMEGIKPEFYKTVKKGDIIVAGLNFGSGSSREHAPIAIRATGISLVIAKSFARIFYRNAFNIGLPLLELNEGIDYIKDGSTIEVDLDKGLIKELSTNKVYNAAPIPGFMQELLGAGGLMNYMEKKQRK, translated from the coding sequence ATGATAGTAAAAGGCAATGTCCATGTATTTGGAGATGATATAGATACAGATGTGATTATACCTGCGAGGTATTTAAACACGTTTGATCATGAAGAACTCGCAAGGCATGCTATGGAAGGGATTAAGCCCGAATTCTATAAAACTGTAAAAAAGGGCGACATCATTGTTGCAGGGCTTAATTTTGGGAGCGGATCTTCCAGGGAGCATGCACCAATTGCAATACGGGCAACAGGCATATCACTTGTTATAGCAAAGAGTTTTGCAAGGATATTTTATAGAAATGCCTTTAATATCGGGTTACCATTGCTTGAGCTAAATGAAGGTATTGATTATATAAAGGATGGCTCAACGATTGAGGTTGATCTCGATAAGGGGCTAATAAAGGAGCTTTCAACGAATAAGGTTTATAATGCTGCTCCTATCCCGGGGTTTATGCAGGAACTGCTGGGTGCAGGCGGATTGATGAATTATATGGAGAA
- the leuC gene encoding 3-isopropylmalate dehydratase large subunit, which yields MGMTITEKILALHTGLDRVEPGQLIMANVDLALGNDVTAPIAIDEFKRHGGKDVFDKSKVVLVPDHFAPNKDIKSAVQCKILRDFAREKGIENYFEVGNMGIEHALLPESGLVAPGDLIIGADSHTCTYGAVGAFSTGVGSTDLAAAMMSGRAWFKVPETIKFVYHGTLKGWVYGKDVILYTIGKIGVDGALYKSMEFTGGIIDRMNMSERFTMCNMVIEAGGKNGIIIPDKTTISYVNDRVKRPYTVFISDKDAKYENVIEYELSNLKPQVAFPHLPENTKPIDEVGRIEIDQAFVGSCTNGWIEDLRIAANIIKGKKVNSNLRMIVIPATREIYKQALKEGLIDSFVEAGAVFSTPTCGPCLGGHMGVLAPGERAIATTNRNFKGRMGDLDSEVYLANPAIVAASAVLGRIGSPEELGMKGNG from the coding sequence ATGGGAATGACGATTACAGAAAAGATACTCGCTTTGCACACGGGGCTTGATCGTGTGGAGCCGGGGCAGCTCATTATGGCAAACGTTGATCTGGCGCTTGGTAACGACGTTACAGCTCCCATTGCCATTGATGAATTCAAAAGACACGGCGGTAAAGATGTTTTTGACAAAAGCAAGGTAGTTCTTGTCCCTGATCATTTTGCGCCAAACAAAGATATAAAATCAGCAGTTCAATGTAAAATACTCAGAGATTTTGCGAGAGAAAAGGGCATTGAAAACTATTTTGAGGTAGGGAATATGGGTATTGAGCATGCATTACTGCCCGAATCAGGGCTTGTAGCACCGGGTGATCTAATAATAGGTGCGGACAGCCATACATGTACTTACGGTGCTGTTGGAGCCTTTTCAACCGGTGTAGGCAGTACCGACCTTGCTGCAGCCATGATGAGCGGCAGGGCATGGTTTAAAGTTCCGGAAACAATTAAGTTCGTTTATCACGGTACATTAAAAGGCTGGGTTTATGGTAAGGACGTGATCCTTTATACGATAGGCAAGATCGGCGTAGACGGCGCACTTTATAAATCGATGGAATTCACGGGCGGGATAATAGATCGGATGAATATGAGTGAGAGGTTTACAATGTGCAACATGGTCATAGAGGCGGGTGGTAAAAATGGTATAATTATACCCGATAAAACGACTATAAGCTACGTAAACGACAGGGTTAAAAGACCCTACACTGTGTTCATCTCCGATAAAGATGCGAAATACGAAAACGTCATTGAATATGAGCTTTCAAATCTTAAGCCGCAGGTTGCTTTCCCCCATTTACCCGAAAACACAAAGCCTATCGATGAAGTCGGCAGGATAGAGATTGATCAGGCATTTGTGGGTTCATGTACAAACGGATGGATAGAAGACTTGAGGATAGCGGCAAATATCATAAAAGGTAAAAAAGTAAATTCTAATTTAAGGATGATTGTTATTCCGGCAACGCGTGAGATTTACAAGCAGGCTTTAAAAGAAGGGTTGATTGATAGCTTTGTTGAAGCAGGTGCAGTGTTCAGTACCCCTACATGCGGTCCATGCCTTGGCGGGCACATGGGTGTTCTTGCACCGGGTGAAAGGGCAATTGCAACAACTAACAGAAACTTCAAAGGCAGGATGGGGGATCTTGACAGCGAGGTTTACCTTGCAAACCCTGCAATAGTAGCAGCTTCTGCAGTGCTTGGCAGGATTGGATCACCGGAGGAACTTGGGATGAAGGGCAATGGTTAA
- a CDS encoding 2-isopropylmalate synthase produces MNNKIIIFDTTLRDGEQSPGSSMNMQEKLNVAQQLKKMNVDVIEAGFPIASDGDFEAVREIAKSVKGITIAGLARTNKDDIERAYEALKYADKPRIHTFVATSDIHLKSKLKKTREEVVEMTGNAVALAKRFTDDVEFSAEDATRSDRDYLVKIFQTAIDSGATTINIPDTVGYAILEEFSELVKYIIGRIKAPETLVVSVHCHNDLGLAVANSLAALKMGARQIECTINGIGERAGNAAMEEIVMALKTRKGFFDFYTDIVTEQIYPSSRLLSQITGISVQPNKAIVGTNAFAHEAGIHQDGVLKEKLTYEIMTPQSIGLPSNMLVLGKHSGRHAFRERLNALGYELKDEQVDRAFIVFKQIADKKKEVYDEDIEAIIADEVFKWSEKYRLESLNIASGTDMLPTATVKISIDGNAVTESGHGDGPVDAVYKTITSITKTRSRLLRYQVNAITGGTDAQGEVSVRIEEDNHTVSGTGSDTDIIVASAKAYINALNKLEQKKNNRIKGF; encoded by the coding sequence ATGAATAATAAAATTATAATATTCGATACAACATTAAGGGACGGGGAGCAATCCCCCGGCTCAAGCATGAACATGCAGGAGAAGTTAAATGTGGCTCAACAGTTAAAAAAAATGAATGTGGATGTAATAGAAGCCGGATTCCCTATAGCATCCGACGGTGATTTCGAAGCTGTAAGAGAGATTGCAAAGTCGGTTAAAGGTATTACGATAGCCGGTCTTGCAAGAACGAACAAAGATGATATTGAAAGGGCTTACGAGGCGTTAAAGTATGCGGATAAACCAAGGATACATACTTTTGTGGCAACTTCCGATATCCATCTTAAATCAAAACTGAAAAAAACAAGAGAAGAAGTTGTAGAGATGACGGGCAACGCAGTAGCACTCGCAAAGAGATTTACAGATGATGTTGAGTTCTCGGCAGAAGATGCAACCAGGAGCGATCGTGATTATCTTGTAAAGATATTCCAGACTGCTATTGATTCCGGCGCAACAACAATAAATATTCCCGATACGGTTGGATACGCAATACTGGAGGAATTCAGCGAGCTTGTCAAATACATCATTGGTCGGATTAAGGCTCCAGAAACGCTCGTTGTCAGTGTTCACTGCCATAATGACCTCGGGCTTGCTGTTGCCAATTCGCTTGCAGCGCTTAAAATGGGTGCAAGACAGATTGAATGCACCATAAACGGCATAGGCGAGAGGGCAGGGAATGCCGCTATGGAAGAAATAGTTATGGCACTGAAAACAAGGAAAGGTTTCTTTGACTTCTACACCGATATTGTTACCGAGCAGATCTATCCGTCAAGCAGATTGCTCAGTCAGATTACGGGTATATCCGTTCAGCCGAATAAAGCTATTGTTGGTACAAATGCATTTGCTCATGAGGCGGGCATACATCAGGATGGCGTGTTAAAAGAAAAACTCACCTATGAAATAATGACGCCGCAGTCAATAGGCCTGCCTTCAAATATGCTTGTGCTCGGCAAACATTCCGGCAGGCATGCTTTCAGGGAGAGATTGAATGCACTCGGGTATGAGCTGAAAGATGAGCAGGTTGACAGGGCTTTTATTGTATTTAAGCAGATCGCGGACAAAAAAAAAGAGGTTTATGATGAAGACATAGAAGCCATAATAGCGGATGAGGTGTTTAAATGGTCTGAAAAATACAGGCTTGAGTCTTTGAACATTGCATCAGGTACCGACATGCTGCCGACGGCAACTGTAAAAATAAGCATAGACGGGAACGCTGTGACCGAGAGCGGACACGGTGATGGACCTGTTGATGCTGTGTATAAGACCATTACCTCAATAACAAAGACAAGAAGCAGACTCCTGAGGTATCAGGTCAATGCAATAACGGGCGGAACGGATGCACAGGGTGAGGTATCCGTCAGGATAGAGGAGGACAATCATACGGTTAGTGGCACAGGTTCCGATACGGATATAATTGTTGCAAGTGCAAAGGCTTACATCAATGCTTTGAATAAGCTTGAACAGAAAAAAAATAATAGGATAAAAGGATTTTAA
- the pssA gene encoding CDP-diacylglycerol--serine O-phosphatidyltransferase, producing the protein MDNKNIVEIKTEIKEPKAGRRRDKARARGIYLLPNIFTSASLFSGFYSMIATFNGSYFYSAIAIMASIFFDGIDGKVARLTHTTSAFGVEYDSLSDLVAFGVAPAFLAYSIALNSFGRIGWLIAFIYVACTAIRLARFNVQVNTVEKSVFNGLPSPAAAGIITTTVLLYVTPSNVIGGDNKEMISTMVKQPINLFLTRPIDFILSQHFTILLLVLISAILMISTIKYKSFKNAGIIKERPISFLVLAIMMMSLLFLEPIKMLFVIFVGYALSGLIALLLPRRGVKSTEI; encoded by the coding sequence ATGGATAATAAAAATATTGTAGAAATAAAAACAGAGATAAAAGAACCAAAAGCGGGCAGAAGAAGGGATAAAGCCCGTGCAAGGGGTATTTATCTGCTTCCAAACATCTTTACATCGGCAAGCCTGTTCTCGGGTTTCTACTCGATGATTGCCACATTTAACGGCAGTTATTTTTATAGTGCTATTGCGATCATGGCTTCCATCTTTTTTGATGGAATTGACGGCAAAGTAGCAAGGCTTACACATACCACAAGTGCGTTCGGCGTTGAGTATGATTCATTGTCCGATCTCGTTGCATTCGGTGTGGCCCCCGCATTTCTTGCATATTCAATAGCGCTCAATTCATTCGGGAGAATAGGCTGGCTCATTGCATTTATTTATGTAGCATGCACGGCGATAAGGCTTGCAAGGTTTAATGTACAGGTAAATACCGTAGAGAAAAGTGTTTTCAACGGCTTGCCGTCTCCTGCAGCAGCCGGTATAATAACAACCACCGTTTTGCTTTATGTAACACCCTCAAATGTAATCGGCGGTGATAATAAAGAGATGATTTCGACAATGGTAAAACAGCCTATCAATTTGTTTCTTACCAGGCCTATTGATTTTATATTATCACAGCATTTCACGATATTACTTCTTGTTCTTATATCGGCAATACTTATGATAAGTACGATTAAGTATAAAAGTTTTAAGAACGCTGGCATCATAAAAGAACGTCCCATTTCTTTCCTGGTACTTGCTATAATGATGATGTCTTTGCTTTTCCTTGAACCTATAAAAATGCTTTTTGTTATTTTTGTAGGATACGCTTTATCAGGTCTCATAGCCCTCCTACTCCCCAGAAGGGGAGTTAAGTCTACAGAAATATAA
- a CDS encoding phosphatidylserine decarboxylase family protein, with protein MNTDDTVIIKDGWRYIGFFVLLTFAGLLLKYGYFLYVPSILLLVFVTWFFRNPERNTPHGNHIISPADGTVIKIEKNDKYKEFIGNDAVRISIFMSVFNVHVNRSPVDGVVVDKKYNPGKFHIASVDKASELNEQTALFINADSGKRLVVVQIAGSIARRIVCNAEKDMRMTIGQRYGIIKLGSRLDVYVDSGMKINVKLNDKVRAGETIIAA; from the coding sequence ATGAATACAGATGATACGGTTATAATTAAAGACGGCTGGAGGTATATAGGTTTTTTTGTTTTACTTACGTTTGCGGGATTGCTGCTTAAATACGGGTATTTTCTTTATGTGCCGTCCATTCTGCTGCTTGTTTTTGTGACATGGTTCTTCAGAAATCCGGAAAGGAATACGCCGCACGGTAATCACATCATTTCGCCTGCAGACGGAACAGTTATAAAGATAGAAAAAAACGACAAATATAAAGAATTCATAGGTAATGATGCCGTACGCATAAGCATATTCATGTCCGTTTTTAATGTCCATGTAAATAGAAGTCCTGTTGATGGTGTTGTTGTGGATAAGAAATATAATCCGGGTAAGTTTCATATAGCAAGCGTAGACAAGGCATCAGAGCTGAATGAGCAGACAGCGCTTTTTATAAATGCCGATTCGGGTAAAAGATTGGTCGTTGTCCAGATTGCCGGATCAATCGCAAGAAGGATAGTATGTAATGCAGAAAAAGATATGAGGATGACAATAGGACAAAGATATGGTATAATTAAATTAGGTTCAAGACTTGATGTTTATGTTGACTCGGGCATGAAAATAAATGTAAAATTAAACGACAAGGTTAGGGCAGGAGAAACGATAATAGCGGCATAG